The following proteins come from a genomic window of Bacteroidales bacterium:
- a CDS encoding alpha/beta hydrolase has protein sequence MNHFIKYGLICIAIFSFKTAYTQNNTKTVTFITTDNVLVTADVYLTERKDAPFILLFHQAIFSRGEYIEIAPQLNDLGFNCMAIDQRSGYKINGITNETFKDAKSKGMGTKYINAFPDLEASLQYVEDNYSPEKIIVWGSSYSSSLVFILAAKHKEINGILAFSPGEYFKFENKTIADWAKEVECPVFITSSRKEGKECKKIFKNLTNQNSKQYIPAFSGNHGSKALWKKNNGNESYLREVKLFLSIFN, from the coding sequence ATGAACCATTTTATTAAATACGGCTTAATATGTATAGCAATCTTTTCTTTTAAAACAGCTTATACTCAAAACAATACTAAAACAGTAACATTTATAACAACAGATAATGTTTTGGTAACAGCAGATGTTTACCTTACCGAAAGAAAAGATGCTCCTTTTATTTTACTTTTTCATCAAGCAATATTCAGCAGGGGTGAATATATTGAAATTGCACCTCAATTAAACGATTTAGGATTTAATTGCATGGCAATTGACCAGCGTTCGGGATACAAAATAAACGGAATTACTAACGAAACTTTTAAAGATGCTAAAAGCAAAGGCATGGGTACAAAATATATTAATGCTTTTCCCGATTTAGAAGCATCTCTTCAATATGTCGAAGATAATTATTCTCCCGAAAAAATTATTGTTTGGGGAAGCTCATATTCTTCTTCTTTAGTTTTTATTTTAGCCGCAAAACATAAAGAAATAAACGGTATATTAGCATTTTCGCCGGGTGAATATTTTAAATTTGAAAACAAAACAATTGCAGATTGGGCAAAAGAAGTTGAATGTCCCGTATTTATTACATCATCAAGAAAAGAAGGAAAAGAATGTAAAAAGATATTTAAAAATTTAACTAATCAAAACAGCAAGCAATATATTCCTGCATTTTCAGGAAACCACGGTTCAAAAGCACTGTGGAAAAAGAATAACGGAAATGAATCATACTTAAGGGAAGTAAAACTTTTTTTATCAATTTTTAATTAA
- a CDS encoding geranylgeranylglycerol-phosphate geranylgeranyltransferase — MRYAVIFPMLEDRGYESQFSNLNFFLLVLTTMIIAAAGYAINDYFDTRTDLVNRPKTVVVGKHIKRRAVMNLHIGLNIIAILLGFYISWQIHLWKLVYIYVLITGLLWFYSSSYQKMFLVGNIIVALLTAMVPLMTVLYEIPPLNAKYYDILLRINDNFYDIFFWIAGFSVFAFITTLNREIIKDTEDFEGDNAYGSRSLPVVAGIKISKTVSIVVSLLTVGLIIFTYFYYIHIPQRIDFISIIYITLLLIIPSLFLIFKIVKAKEKKDWKYAGNLSKLIMLFGVLYAVVVWYNFNY, encoded by the coding sequence ATGAGATATGCAGTTATTTTTCCGATGCTTGAAGATAGAGGCTATGAAAGTCAATTCAGCAATCTCAACTTTTTTCTTTTGGTACTGACAACAATGATTATCGCTGCAGCAGGTTATGCTATTAATGATTATTTTGATACGAGAACAGATTTGGTAAACAGACCAAAAACAGTTGTTGTAGGGAAGCATATAAAAAGAAGGGCTGTTATGAATTTGCATATCGGATTGAACATAATTGCAATTTTATTAGGGTTTTATATTTCATGGCAAATCCATCTTTGGAAGTTAGTTTATATATATGTACTAATTACGGGATTACTGTGGTTTTATTCGTCTTCATATCAAAAGATGTTTCTTGTGGGAAACATAATTGTTGCGTTATTAACGGCAATGGTTCCTTTAATGACTGTGTTATATGAGATACCTCCTTTAAATGCAAAATATTATGATATTCTTTTAAGAATAAATGATAATTTTTATGATATATTCTTTTGGATTGCAGGTTTCTCAGTTTTTGCATTCATTACTACATTAAACAGAGAAATTATTAAAGATACGGAAGACTTTGAAGGAGATAATGCTTACGGAAGCCGTTCGTTGCCCGTTGTTGCAGGAATAAAAATATCAAAAACAGTTTCAATAGTTGTAAGTTTGCTTACTGTGGGTTTAATAATTTTTACATATTTTTATTATATACACATTCCGCAAAGAATTGATTTTATTTCAATAATTTACATTACTCTTTTATTAATTATTCCGAGTTTGTTTTTAATTTTTAAAATTGTAAAAGCAAAAGAAAAAAAGGATTGGAAATATGCCGGAAATTTATCTAAATTGATAATGCTTTTCGGTGTATTATATGCAGTGGTTGTTTGGTATAATTTTAATTATTAA
- a CDS encoding alpha amylase C-terminal domain-containing protein, protein MNIPLINADSYLEPFADRIKLRIGKAKDKEKELTKGQNLSDFANAHNIYGLHETKSFWIYKDWLPNAHSVYLVGDFSKWQAIDEFKLTKKTNGIFEIKLKKNKLKHGNLYRLYVTWKGGSGDRIPAYAKRVVQDAHTHIFNAQVWNPEKPYKQKYKSPKKKNELLIYEAHIGMASEDGKVASFSEFKNNIIPRIVKLGYNTIQLMAIQEHPYYGSFGYHVSNFFAVSSRFGTPDELKELIDEAHKNGLRVIMDIIHSHAVKNEVEGISRYDGSEYQYFHSGERGQHPAWDSRCFDYAKKEVIHFLLSNCKFWLEEYNFDGFRFDGITSMLYLNHGLDADFTSYYDYYNFNQDENAITYLTLANKLIHEVKPDAVTIAEEMSGMPGIASSIKDGGIGFDFRLAMGIPDFWIKTIKEQKDENWHVGELFFRLTDKRKDEKTINYSESHDQALVGDKTIMFRLADADMYHFMHIENINITIERALAVHKMIQLVTLATSQTSYLNFMGNEFGHPEWIDFPREGNNWSYHYARRQWNLADNTDLAYFYLNSFNTEIIHLFSNKKLLNKKIELISDKAYDQVLIFKRSNFIFVFNFNPFTSFTDYGFETEKGKYRIILNSDDEIYLGQNRINSGIVYKTVKEDKKDMLKLYIPTRTCFILENEK, encoded by the coding sequence ATGAATATACCGTTAATTAATGCCGATTCATATCTTGAGCCTTTTGCAGACCGCATAAAACTCCGAATAGGCAAAGCAAAAGATAAAGAAAAAGAACTTACAAAAGGACAAAATCTGAGTGATTTTGCAAATGCTCACAACATATACGGTTTGCATGAAACAAAATCTTTTTGGATATACAAAGATTGGTTGCCTAATGCACATTCTGTATATTTAGTCGGTGATTTTTCTAAATGGCAAGCAATTGACGAATTCAAATTAACAAAAAAAACAAACGGTATATTTGAAATAAAATTAAAAAAGAATAAATTAAAACACGGTAATTTATACCGCCTTTATGTTACTTGGAAAGGAGGAAGCGGAGACAGAATTCCGGCTTATGCAAAACGAGTTGTTCAAGACGCACACACACACATATTTAATGCACAAGTTTGGAATCCGGAAAAACCTTACAAACAAAAATATAAATCTCCGAAAAAGAAAAATGAACTTTTAATTTACGAAGCACATATCGGAATGGCATCCGAAGACGGAAAAGTTGCAAGTTTCTCAGAATTTAAAAATAACATTATTCCTAGAATTGTAAAACTCGGTTACAATACAATACAATTAATGGCAATTCAGGAACACCCTTATTACGGTTCTTTCGGGTATCATGTATCAAACTTTTTTGCCGTTTCGTCTCGCTTCGGAACTCCTGACGAACTAAAAGAACTTATTGACGAAGCACATAAAAACGGCTTACGTGTAATAATGGATATTATTCATTCTCACGCAGTTAAAAACGAAGTTGAAGGAATAAGCAGATATGACGGTTCTGAATATCAATACTTTCATTCCGGAGAAAGAGGTCAACATCCGGCTTGGGATTCAAGATGCTTTGATTATGCAAAAAAAGAAGTTATTCATTTTCTTTTATCAAATTGTAAATTTTGGTTGGAAGAATATAATTTTGACGGTTTCAGATTTGACGGAATAACAAGTATGCTTTACCTGAACCATGGTTTAGATGCCGACTTTACATCTTATTACGACTATTACAACTTTAATCAAGACGAAAATGCAATAACATATTTAACACTTGCAAACAAATTAATACACGAAGTAAAACCCGATGCAGTAACAATAGCCGAAGAAATGAGCGGTATGCCCGGAATTGCATCTTCAATTAAAGACGGCGGTATCGGTTTTGATTTCAGACTTGCAATGGGAATACCTGATTTTTGGATAAAAACAATAAAAGAGCAAAAAGATGAAAACTGGCACGTAGGAGAACTGTTTTTCAGATTAACGGATAAAAGAAAAGATGAAAAAACAATTAATTATTCCGAATCGCACGACCAAGCACTCGTAGGGGACAAAACTATTATGTTCCGATTGGCAGATGCAGATATGTATCATTTTATGCACATCGAAAACATTAATATTACAATTGAACGAGCTTTGGCTGTTCACAAAATGATTCAATTAGTAACGTTGGCAACTTCACAAACAAGTTATTTAAATTTTATGGGTAATGAGTTCGGGCATCCCGAATGGATTGATTTTCCGCGCGAAGGCAATAATTGGTCATATCATTATGCAAGAAGGCAATGGAATTTAGCCGACAATACTGATTTAGCTTATTTCTATTTAAATTCATTTAACACCGAAATTATTCACCTTTTCAGCAATAAAAAATTATTAAACAAAAAAATTGAGCTGATTTCCGACAAAGCTTACGATCAAGTTTTAATTTTTAAAAGAAGTAACTTTATTTTTGTTTTTAACTTTAATCCTTTTACATCATTTACCGATTACGGTTTTGAAACCGAAAAAGGAAAATATCGAATTATTTTAAATTCTGATGATGAAATTTATTTAGGACAAAACAGAATTAACTCAGGAATAGTATATAAAACTGTAAAAGAAGACAAGAAAGACATGCTTAAGCTTTATATTCCCACAAGAACTTGCTTTATACTGGAAAACGAAAAATAA
- a CDS encoding cation diffusion facilitator family transporter gives MNKEKLAYSEGWISIFVNIILFGIKYWAGVVSGSIALIGDAWHSLTDSISSVAVIIGTKVSSKPPDKKHPFGHGRAELISSIIIGALLAMVAFNFLTESINSIKNKEEAVFGNLALIIIIVSIVIKEISAQYAFYTARKTGMLSLKADGWHHRSDAITSVLILIGIFINPYFPLIDGILGIIISFFIFYTAYEITKQTADAILGESCDENTVNELKKIANNIAGFDIQMHHVHIHNYINHSEVTFHIYLPDKMTVSDSHTITSKIISKIKEEKKITATIYIDPIKEIN, from the coding sequence GTGAACAAAGAAAAACTTGCATATTCAGAAGGTTGGATTTCTATTTTCGTAAATATTATATTATTCGGCATTAAATATTGGGCAGGCGTTGTGTCCGGTTCAATTGCATTAATCGGAGATGCTTGGCATTCATTAACAGATTCAATAAGCTCCGTTGCAGTAATTATAGGAACAAAAGTTTCATCAAAACCTCCTGACAAAAAACACCCGTTCGGACACGGCAGAGCAGAATTAATTTCCTCTATAATAATCGGAGCATTATTGGCAATGGTTGCTTTTAATTTTTTAACCGAATCAATTAATTCAATAAAAAATAAGGAAGAAGCTGTTTTCGGGAATCTTGCTTTAATTATTATTATCGTATCAATAGTTATAAAAGAAATATCTGCACAATACGCATTTTATACAGCAAGAAAAACAGGTATGCTTTCACTAAAAGCTGACGGGTGGCACCATCGTTCCGATGCAATAACATCTGTTTTAATTTTGATAGGAATATTCATTAACCCGTATTTTCCTCTGATTGACGGTATTCTCGGAATTATTATCTCTTTTTTCATATTTTATACAGCTTATGAAATTACAAAACAAACTGCAGATGCAATTCTCGGAGAATCATGCGACGAAAATACCGTAAATGAACTAAAAAAAATTGCAAATAATATTGCAGGATTTGATATACAAATGCACCATGTTCATATTCACAACTATATAAACCATTCTGAAGTAACTTTCCACATTTATTTACCTGATAAAATGACAGTTTCTGATTCTCATACGATTACAAGTAAAATTATAAGCAAAATAAAAGAAGAAAAAAAGATAACAGCAACAATATATATTGATCCTATTAAAGAAATAAATTAA
- a CDS encoding DUF2249 domain-containing protein: MSINQDTKISKILEENEKAIDTIASVNSNFKKLQNPFLRKLFAPRVSIKDAAKIGGTTSNEILRKLEAIGFEVEYSEHNNGNIINNNKIIMKKDKLVTLDVRPILETGTDPYHAIMDTLKAMSKDKTLLIINTFEPVPLLNKLKSKGYTYEIERPEDNVVHTYLTNDGEIENNTKKDKENIEELTFEQAEIKYKGKMHEVDVRDLEMPLPMVTILQEIEKIPEGEVLFVHHKRLPQYLLPELKTRGWAYVNKEIDDNNMNFIIYKK; encoded by the coding sequence ATGAGTATTAATCAAGATACTAAAATTTCAAAAATATTAGAAGAAAACGAAAAAGCAATAGATACAATTGCCTCTGTAAACAGTAATTTCAAGAAATTACAAAATCCGTTTCTTCGAAAATTATTTGCTCCTCGTGTAAGCATTAAAGATGCTGCAAAAATAGGAGGAACAACTTCAAATGAAATTTTAAGAAAACTTGAAGCAATCGGATTTGAAGTAGAATATTCCGAACATAATAACGGAAATATTATCAATAATAATAAAATTATAATGAAAAAAGATAAACTTGTAACATTAGATGTTCGTCCTATTTTAGAAACAGGAACAGATCCCTATCATGCTATAATGGATACTCTTAAAGCAATGTCAAAAGACAAAACATTGCTGATAATCAACACATTTGAGCCCGTTCCGTTGCTTAATAAACTAAAAAGTAAAGGATATACATACGAAATTGAGCGTCCGGAAGATAATGTAGTTCACACATATTTAACCAATGACGGGGAAATTGAGAATAATACAAAAAAAGATAAGGAAAACATTGAAGAATTAACTTTTGAGCAAGCTGAAATTAAATATAAAGGCAAAATGCACGAAGTTGACGTAAGAGATTTAGAAATGCCTTTACCTATGGTAACTATTCTTCAAGAAATTGAAAAAATTCCGGAAGGAGAAGTTCTTTTCGTTCATCATAAAAGATTGCCTCAATATCTTCTCCCTGAATTGAAAACAAGAGGTTGGGCATACGTTAATAAAGAGATTGACGATAATAATATGAATTTTATAATCTACAAAAAATAA
- a CDS encoding Maf family nucleotide pyrophosphatase — protein MLSNLKNCKLLLASKSPRRKQLLQDAGFVFEVVNSKETKENIPEDILNEDAAVYLAELKANAYKDELKDKHILIASDTIVCLENKILGKPKDYKEAFEMIKSLSGKKHKVITGVSIISINKEVSFSSITYVYFKNISDEEIKFYIENFKPYDKAGAYGIQEWIGLTCIEKIEGSYFNVMGLPVQKLYESLKSF, from the coding sequence ATGCTTTCTAATTTAAAAAATTGCAAGTTGCTTCTTGCATCAAAATCACCAAGGAGAAAGCAGCTTTTGCAGGATGCAGGTTTTGTTTTTGAAGTTGTAAATTCAAAAGAAACAAAGGAAAATATTCCGGAAGATATTTTAAATGAGGATGCAGCTGTTTATCTTGCTGAATTAAAGGCAAATGCATATAAAGATGAATTAAAAGATAAACATATTTTAATAGCCTCGGATACAATTGTTTGCCTTGAAAATAAAATTTTGGGAAAGCCGAAAGATTATAAAGAAGCTTTTGAAATGATAAAATCTTTATCGGGAAAAAAACATAAAGTAATAACGGGGGTTTCAATAATATCAATAAATAAGGAAGTTTCTTTTTCTTCGATAACTTATGTGTATTTTAAAAATATTTCGGATGAGGAAATTAAGTTCTACATAGAAAATTTTAAGCCTTACGATAAAGCAGGAGCATACGGAATACAAGAATGGATAGGACTGACTTGTATTGAAAAAATTGAAGGTTCATATTTTAATGTTATGGGCTTGCCTGTTCAGAAATTATATGAAAGTTTAAAATCTTTTTAA
- a CDS encoding metal-sulfur cluster assembly factor: MLENLSITEKQILERLRTIPDPEVEVNIVDLGLIYEVKHNEEEKEILIIMTLSARGCPVGDTIMQHVETVAKAFLPEYDVKVELTWEPQWTPEMISEEGKAILNM; encoded by the coding sequence ATGTTAGAAAATTTATCAATTACCGAAAAACAAATTCTCGAAAGACTGAGAACAATACCCGACCCTGAAGTAGAAGTTAACATAGTAGATTTAGGACTGATTTATGAAGTAAAACATAATGAAGAAGAAAAAGAAATACTCATTATAATGACCTTATCTGCAAGAGGTTGCCCCGTCGGAGATACAATCATGCAACATGTTGAAACCGTTGCAAAAGCATTTTTACCCGAATACGACGTAAAAGTTGAATTAACTTGGGAACCTCAATGGACACCCGAAATGATTTCCGAAGAAGGAAAAGCTATTTTAAACATGTAG
- the aroQ gene encoding type II 3-dehydroquinate dehydratase, translating to MKLIIINGPNLNLLGIREKKIYGNEYFESFYETLTSKFPNIQFSFFQSNIEGELINKLHEVGFSSDGIILNAAAYTHTSLAIADAIKAIKSPVVEVHISNIFKREKIRQKSLIAPFCTGSITGFGLKSYELAVRSFI from the coding sequence ATGAAATTAATTATCATAAACGGACCTAATCTTAATTTGCTCGGTATCAGAGAGAAAAAGATATACGGAAATGAATATTTTGAAAGTTTTTATGAAACTTTAACATCTAAATTTCCTAATATTCAATTCTCCTTTTTTCAATCTAATATCGAAGGAGAATTAATAAATAAACTCCACGAAGTAGGCTTTAGTTCTGACGGAATTATATTAAATGCAGCTGCATACACACATACATCACTTGCAATTGCCGATGCAATAAAAGCAATAAAATCTCCTGTGGTCGAAGTTCATATTTCTAACATCTTTAAGCGTGAAAAAATCAGACAAAAATCATTAATAGCTCCGTTTTGCACAGGAAGTATCACAGGCTTCGGGCTAAAATCTTATGAATTAGCCGTAAGAAGTTTCATTTAA
- the rpsO gene encoding 30S ribosomal protein S15 encodes MYLDAEKKQEIFKQYGKSNNDTGSVESQVALFSHRITHLNEHLKKNKKDHHTRRALIQLVGKRKKLLKYLQGTDIERYRSLIKALGLRK; translated from the coding sequence ATGTATTTAGACGCAGAAAAAAAACAAGAGATTTTTAAACAGTACGGAAAGTCTAATAATGACACCGGTTCCGTTGAGAGCCAAGTAGCATTATTTTCCCACCGTATTACGCACTTGAATGAACATCTTAAAAAAAACAAGAAAGATCATCATACAAGAAGAGCGTTAATACAATTAGTAGGAAAAAGAAAAAAGTTACTTAAATATTTACAAGGAACAGATATTGAAAGGTATCGTTCTTTAATTAAAGCTCTCGGATTGCGTAAGTAA